The proteins below are encoded in one region of Bombus terrestris chromosome 7, iyBomTerr1.2, whole genome shotgun sequence:
- the LOC100651923 gene encoding protein yellow isoform X2 produces the protein MKLIALQKGMANVMPWLLSMCLLGLQEIAVHQPASNALSRDLGTISQRSVPSGFRSSLRNYKTLISSHDELPGHINCDSPKLEENSLERLPTTPEYNNHLYGSTPDSREYFSKSFEKRLRSRLPERNLLRTDPHSVNQLESHGFNYDSGRGQIEDDYVGPAMELVYAWSTIDYTYDSVEARDSAIYDGDFIAENNLPLGLEIWRDKVFITLPKWKDGIPVTLATVPKPSKTKSPKLRPYPDWGWHRPGNCDGLTSVFRVQVDECDRLWVLDSGKVDIAKGGKSACPPAIFIFDLTTDTLLRKYIIPSDQVKEDSLYSNIVVDIRNENCDLAVAYASDVFRYGLLVYDFFKDSSFRIQHHFFYPDPLAAKYELHGIKFQWTDGIFGIALSPVDIHDDRTLFFHPMSSFREFAVSTSILADKKTAEENTELFMPIGRPRAKDYGHSSGSVIDRNGVMFFNMVTRDSVWCWDTRKEYIPQNLGVIGTSNLSLVFPNDIKVDHEYDQNIWLISNKLAMYLYGSIDSSKINYRVFKANVKQAVKDTVCDPNYVVPGSEHGYDEIC, from the exons ATGAAACTTATCGCATTGCAAAAAG GCATGGCAAACGTGATGCCGTGGCTGCTGTCGATGTGCCTGCTCGGTCTCCAGGAGATCGCGGTCCACCAGCCTGCAAGCAACGCGCTTTCACGCGATCTTGGAACCATCAGCCAAAGAAGCGTGCCTTCGGGCTTTCGCTCG TCTTTAAGGAACTACAAAACCCTGATATCGAGCCACGATGAGCTTCCTGGCCACATAAACTGTGACTCACCAAAACTCGAAGAGAATTCGCTGGAGAGATTGCCCACGACTCCAGAATACAACAATCATCTTTATGGCTCGACGCCGGACTCGAGGGAATATTTCTCGAAATCTTTCGAGAAAAGGCTTCGCTCCAGACTACCAGAAAGAAATTTACTTAGGACGGATCCACATTCGGTGAATCAACTGGAATCTCATGGATTTAATTACGATTCTGGACGAGGGCAAATCGAAGACGATTATGTTGGACCTGCTATGGAATTG GTTTACGCGTGGTCCACGATTGACTATACTTACGACAGCGTCGAGGCTCGAGATTCGGCTATTTACGACGGAGATTTCATCGCGGAGAACAACCTACCGCTAGGACTGGAAATTTGGAGAGACAAGGTTTTCATTACTCTTCCAAAGTGGAAAGACGGTATTCCGGTTACGTTGGCTACCGTGCCCAAACCTTCCAAGACGAAAAGTCCCAAATTGAGACCTTATCCAGACTGGGGATGGCATCGACCAG GTAACTGCGATGGACTGACTTCCGTCTTTAGAGTGCAAGTGGATGAATGCGACCGTTTGTGGGTCCTAGACTCGGGCAAAGTAGACATCGCGAAAGGAGGCAAATCAGCCTGTCCTCCGGCCATCTTCATCTTCGACCTAACGACAGATACCCTTCTCAGAAAATACATTATACCGAGTGACCAAGTAAAGGAAGATTCGTTGTACTCGAACATCGTGGTGGATATCAGAAACGAGAATTGTGATTTGGCGGTAGCTTACGCTTCGGACGTGTTCCGTTATGGATTATTGGTCTACGACTTCTTCAAAGATTCCTCTTTCAGAATTCAGCATCACTTCTTCTATCCTGATCCTTTGGCCGCCAAATACGAACTCCATGGTATAAAATTCCAATGGACGGATGGAATTTTCGGGATAGCGTTGAGTCCAGTGGATATCCACGACGATAGAACCTTGTTCTTCCATCCTATGTCCAGCTTTCGGGAATTCGCTGTTTCGACGTCTATTCTCGCTGACAAAAAGACAGCCGAAGAGAATACGGAACTTTTTATGCCGATTGGTAGACCTAGAGCCAAAGACTACGGTCATTCTTCCGGTTCTGTGATCGATAGAAACGGAGTGATGTTTTTCAATATGGTGACCAGAGACTCTGTTTGGTGTTGGGATACCAGGAAGGAATATATTCCACAAAATCTTGGAGTTATAGGGACTAGTAATTTGTCCTTGGTCTTCCCCAATGACATCAAGGTTGATCATGAATACGATCAGAATATTTGGCTCATTTCTAATAAGTTAGCCATGTACCTTTATGGAAGTATCGATAGTAGCAAGATTAACTATAGGGTGTTCAAGGCTAATGTTAAGCAGGCTGTCAAGGACACTGTCTGCGATCCTAATTACGTCGTGCCTGGCTCTGAGCACGGTTACGACGAGATTTGTTGA
- the LOC100651923 gene encoding protein yellow isoform X3, translating to MANVMPWLLSMCLLGLQEIAVHQPASNALSRDLGTISQRSVPSGFRSSLRNYKTLISSHDELPGHINCDSPKLEENSLERLPTTPEYNNHLYGSTPDSREYFSKSFEKRLRSRLPERNLLRTDPHSVNQLESHGFNYDSGRGQIEDDYVGPAMELVYAWSTIDYTYDSVEARDSAIYDGDFIAENNLPLGLEIWRDKVFITLPKWKDGIPVTLATVPKPSKTKSPKLRPYPDWGWHRPGNCDGLTSVFRVQVDECDRLWVLDSGKVDIAKGGKSACPPAIFIFDLTTDTLLRKYIIPSDQVKEDSLYSNIVVDIRNENCDLAVAYASDVFRYGLLVYDFFKDSSFRIQHHFFYPDPLAAKYELHGIKFQWTDGIFGIALSPVDIHDDRTLFFHPMSSFREFAVSTSILADKKTAEENTELFMPIGRPRAKDYGHSSGSVIDRNGVMFFNMVTRDSVWCWDTRKEYIPQNLGVIGTSNLSLVFPNDIKVDHEYDQNIWLISNKLAMYLYGSIDSSKINYRVFKANVKQAVKDTVCDPNYVVPGSEHGYDEIC from the exons ATGGCAAACGTGATGCCGTGGCTGCTGTCGATGTGCCTGCTCGGTCTCCAGGAGATCGCGGTCCACCAGCCTGCAAGCAACGCGCTTTCACGCGATCTTGGAACCATCAGCCAAAGAAGCGTGCCTTCGGGCTTTCGCTCG TCTTTAAGGAACTACAAAACCCTGATATCGAGCCACGATGAGCTTCCTGGCCACATAAACTGTGACTCACCAAAACTCGAAGAGAATTCGCTGGAGAGATTGCCCACGACTCCAGAATACAACAATCATCTTTATGGCTCGACGCCGGACTCGAGGGAATATTTCTCGAAATCTTTCGAGAAAAGGCTTCGCTCCAGACTACCAGAAAGAAATTTACTTAGGACGGATCCACATTCGGTGAATCAACTGGAATCTCATGGATTTAATTACGATTCTGGACGAGGGCAAATCGAAGACGATTATGTTGGACCTGCTATGGAATTG GTTTACGCGTGGTCCACGATTGACTATACTTACGACAGCGTCGAGGCTCGAGATTCGGCTATTTACGACGGAGATTTCATCGCGGAGAACAACCTACCGCTAGGACTGGAAATTTGGAGAGACAAGGTTTTCATTACTCTTCCAAAGTGGAAAGACGGTATTCCGGTTACGTTGGCTACCGTGCCCAAACCTTCCAAGACGAAAAGTCCCAAATTGAGACCTTATCCAGACTGGGGATGGCATCGACCAG GTAACTGCGATGGACTGACTTCCGTCTTTAGAGTGCAAGTGGATGAATGCGACCGTTTGTGGGTCCTAGACTCGGGCAAAGTAGACATCGCGAAAGGAGGCAAATCAGCCTGTCCTCCGGCCATCTTCATCTTCGACCTAACGACAGATACCCTTCTCAGAAAATACATTATACCGAGTGACCAAGTAAAGGAAGATTCGTTGTACTCGAACATCGTGGTGGATATCAGAAACGAGAATTGTGATTTGGCGGTAGCTTACGCTTCGGACGTGTTCCGTTATGGATTATTGGTCTACGACTTCTTCAAAGATTCCTCTTTCAGAATTCAGCATCACTTCTTCTATCCTGATCCTTTGGCCGCCAAATACGAACTCCATGGTATAAAATTCCAATGGACGGATGGAATTTTCGGGATAGCGTTGAGTCCAGTGGATATCCACGACGATAGAACCTTGTTCTTCCATCCTATGTCCAGCTTTCGGGAATTCGCTGTTTCGACGTCTATTCTCGCTGACAAAAAGACAGCCGAAGAGAATACGGAACTTTTTATGCCGATTGGTAGACCTAGAGCCAAAGACTACGGTCATTCTTCCGGTTCTGTGATCGATAGAAACGGAGTGATGTTTTTCAATATGGTGACCAGAGACTCTGTTTGGTGTTGGGATACCAGGAAGGAATATATTCCACAAAATCTTGGAGTTATAGGGACTAGTAATTTGTCCTTGGTCTTCCCCAATGACATCAAGGTTGATCATGAATACGATCAGAATATTTGGCTCATTTCTAATAAGTTAGCCATGTACCTTTATGGAAGTATCGATAGTAGCAAGATTAACTATAGGGTGTTCAAGGCTAATGTTAAGCAGGCTGTCAAGGACACTGTCTGCGATCCTAATTACGTCGTGCCTGGCTCTGAGCACGGTTACGACGAGATTTGTTGA